Proteins encoded together in one Gemmatimonadota bacterium DH-78 window:
- a CDS encoding efflux RND transporter permease subunit yields the protein MSGPGEGGTPESPKHDEVDLAAVAGGGISGLAIRRPVFTTMVMLGLIVLGLFSYQRLNIDEFPDVDIPVVAVQTVYPGASPETVEREVTERLEEVFNPIEGVDRITSISLEGISQVTVEFELGRDADQAAQDIRARIDGVRRELPEDIDPPVVQKFDPGATPILSVALASTSLSVPELTTLAEDVSQRLEAVSGVGQVTVAGGLEREIRVFLQPEEMQALGVTTQEVLGALQRQNMEAPAGRVERGAREQLVRVIGRITQPAQFAEIVVATRDGRPVRLGQVARVEDGTEEERSIALVNGERAVAMDVVKVSGANTVQVADDVMEMMDEMRLSLPDGVSLDLIRDNSATIRHSVEDVIFELLLGAVLTVVVVMLFLNDWKATVITSLALPVSVIASFVLMDALGFTLNVLTLMGLSLSIGILIDDAIVVIENIVRHRQMGAGSFLAAGRGTREIFLAVLATTLSIVAVFVPVAFMGGIIGRFFFQFGMTVAFAVLVSLFVSFTLTPMLSAWWGVEPHDPAHEGGGLLARAIARFNAAFDALADRYRGAVEWALGHRPLTLGLAGGSLVAAFALFPLIGGAFLPEQDEGAFIVTFETPEGSSLEYTGDKALQIGGILRELPGVEFTYTTVGAGATGTVTSGSVYVGLEESSHRDRTQQELMVEARRVLQPVFGITTAVLVDGGPGGAAKPIMVNVRGPDVAELQTMSARVAEAMAAIPGVVDIETSLGEPRPEYRIDVNRDLASELGLDIGQISSTVRPLLAGQEATTWQDPSGDERDVVVQVSPERRTSLDDLTSLPIATPERSDEGAAVTVPLGQIASIVEGVAPSQIDRQDLSRIGTVSASVGPETSLSDASAAIRAAVAEMNLPAGYSVSLGGETEQLEETTGFVIEAILLAVILIFLILASQFESFTQPFAIMLSLPLSLVGVLLALLVTGDTINMMSMIGVIMLMGLVTKNAILLVDNANERRREGASRHAALVEAGRVRLRPIIMTTLAMIFGMLPIAIGMGEGGGFRAPMARAVIGGLITSTLLTLLVVPVAYSYFDDLGAWVKRRFTRSEKVVAQPIRVVE from the coding sequence ATGAGCGGCCCCGGTGAAGGGGGCACTCCGGAGTCCCCGAAACACGACGAGGTGGATCTCGCGGCGGTAGCCGGAGGCGGAATCAGCGGCCTCGCGATCCGGCGCCCGGTGTTCACGACCATGGTCATGCTGGGGCTGATCGTGCTCGGCCTCTTCAGCTATCAGCGGCTGAACATCGACGAGTTTCCCGACGTCGACATTCCGGTCGTGGCGGTGCAGACGGTGTACCCGGGCGCCTCTCCGGAAACGGTCGAGCGCGAGGTGACGGAGCGGCTCGAAGAGGTGTTCAACCCGATCGAGGGGGTCGACCGCATCACCTCGATCTCGCTCGAGGGCATCTCGCAGGTGACGGTGGAGTTCGAGCTCGGGCGCGACGCCGACCAGGCGGCCCAGGACATCCGCGCGCGCATCGACGGGGTGCGGCGCGAACTGCCCGAAGACATCGATCCACCGGTGGTGCAGAAGTTCGATCCGGGCGCGACGCCGATCCTGTCGGTGGCGCTGGCCTCGACGAGTCTGTCGGTGCCCGAGCTCACCACGCTGGCCGAAGATGTGAGCCAGCGGCTCGAGGCGGTGTCGGGGGTGGGCCAGGTGACGGTGGCCGGCGGGCTCGAGCGCGAGATCCGCGTCTTTCTGCAGCCCGAGGAGATGCAGGCGCTGGGCGTGACCACGCAGGAAGTGCTGGGCGCGCTGCAGCGACAGAACATGGAGGCGCCCGCGGGGCGCGTGGAGCGGGGCGCGCGCGAGCAGCTCGTGCGGGTGATCGGGCGCATCACGCAGCCCGCGCAGTTCGCCGAGATCGTGGTGGCCACCCGCGACGGTCGCCCGGTGCGGCTCGGGCAGGTGGCCCGGGTGGAAGACGGCACCGAAGAGGAGCGCTCCATCGCCCTCGTGAACGGCGAGCGCGCCGTGGCGATGGACGTCGTGAAGGTGTCGGGGGCCAACACGGTGCAGGTGGCCGACGACGTGATGGAGATGATGGACGAGATGCGGCTGTCGCTCCCGGATGGAGTCTCACTCGACCTCATCCGCGACAACTCCGCCACGATCCGCCACTCGGTGGAGGACGTGATCTTCGAGCTGCTGCTCGGCGCGGTGCTCACGGTGGTGGTCGTCATGCTCTTCCTGAACGACTGGAAGGCGACGGTGATCACCTCGCTGGCACTGCCCGTGTCGGTGATCGCGTCGTTCGTGCTGATGGACGCGCTGGGCTTCACCCTCAACGTGCTCACCCTGATGGGGCTGTCGCTGTCGATCGGAATCCTGATCGACGACGCGATCGTGGTGATCGAAAACATCGTGCGGCACCGGCAGATGGGCGCGGGCTCGTTCCTGGCGGCCGGCCGCGGCACCCGCGAGATCTTCCTCGCCGTGCTCGCCACCACCCTGTCGATCGTGGCCGTGTTCGTGCCGGTGGCCTTCATGGGCGGCATCATCGGCCGCTTCTTCTTCCAGTTCGGAATGACGGTGGCCTTCGCGGTGCTCGTGTCGCTCTTCGTGTCGTTCACCCTCACCCCGATGCTGTCGGCCTGGTGGGGAGTGGAGCCGCACGATCCCGCCCACGAGGGTGGAGGACTGCTGGCCCGGGCGATCGCGCGCTTCAACGCGGCCTTCGACGCGCTCGCCGACCGCTACCGCGGGGCGGTGGAATGGGCCCTCGGGCACCGTCCGCTCACCCTGGGACTCGCGGGCGGCTCGCTCGTGGCCGCCTTCGCCCTCTTCCCGCTGATCGGCGGGGCCTTCCTGCCCGAACAGGACGAGGGTGCGTTCATCGTCACCTTCGAGACTCCGGAGGGGTCGAGTCTGGAGTACACCGGTGACAAGGCGCTGCAGATCGGCGGCATTCTGCGGGAGCTGCCGGGGGTGGAGTTCACCTACACCACGGTGGGTGCCGGCGCGACCGGTACCGTCACCTCGGGCAGCGTGTACGTCGGCCTCGAGGAGTCGTCGCACCGCGACCGGACGCAGCAGGAGCTGATGGTGGAGGCGCGGCGCGTGCTGCAGCCGGTGTTCGGGATCACCACCGCCGTGCTGGTGGACGGCGGTCCGGGCGGCGCGGCGAAGCCGATCATGGTGAACGTGCGCGGGCCCGACGTGGCGGAACTGCAGACGATGAGCGCGCGGGTGGCCGAGGCGATGGCCGCGATTCCGGGCGTGGTGGACATCGAGACTTCGCTGGGCGAGCCGCGGCCCGAGTACCGGATCGATGTGAACCGCGATCTCGCGAGTGAACTGGGACTCGACATCGGCCAGATCTCCAGCACGGTGCGCCCGCTGCTGGCGGGTCAGGAGGCCACCACCTGGCAGGATCCGTCGGGCGACGAGCGCGACGTGGTGGTGCAGGTGTCGCCCGAGCGGCGCACCAGCCTCGACGACCTCACGAGCCTGCCGATCGCCACCCCCGAACGCAGCGACGAGGGGGCCGCGGTGACCGTGCCGCTCGGCCAGATCGCGAGCATCGTCGAGGGTGTGGCTCCGTCGCAGATCGACCGCCAGGACCTGTCGCGCATCGGCACGGTGTCGGCCAGCGTGGGTCCGGAGACGTCGCTGTCGGACGCCTCGGCCGCGATCCGCGCCGCCGTGGCCGAGATGAACCTGCCCGCCGGCTACTCCGTGTCGCTCGGCGGCGAGACCGAGCAGCTCGAGGAGACCACCGGCTTCGTGATCGAGGCCATTCTGCTGGCCGTGATCCTGATCTTCCTGATCCTGGCCAGCCAGTTCGAGAGCTTCACGCAGCCCTTCGCCATCATGCTGAGCCTGCCGCTGTCGCTGGTGGGCGTGCTGCTGGCGCTGCTGGTGACCGGCGACACGATCAACATGATGTCGATGATCGGCGTGATCATGCTGATGGGGCTCGTGACCAAGAACGCCATTCTGCTCGTCGACAACGCGAACGAGCGCCGGCGCGAGGGGGCGTCGCGTCACGCCGCGCTGGTCGAGGCCGGTCGCGTGCGACTCCGCCCGATCATCATGACCACGCTGGCGATGATCTTCGGCATGCTGCCGATCGCCATCGGCATGGGTGAGGGCGGAGGATTCCGGGCTCCCATGGCCCGCGCCGTCATCGGTGGACTCATCACCTCCACCCTGCTCACGCTGCTCGTGGTGCCGGTGGCCTACAGCTACTTCGACGACCTCGGCGCGTGGGTGAAGCGCCGGTTCACCCGCAGCGAGAAGGTGGTCGCGCAGCCGATCCGGGTGGTGGAGTGA
- a CDS encoding efflux RND transporter periplasmic adaptor subunit, which translates to MKIRTPSARRAPMGLALLVLAGCSAPVAEAVDATVVELAPSEVAVAERTSLRTGVTLTGTLNPHRQAEVRAQVPGTVTGMRVERGMAVTAGQTMATIAAEGIRSQAASAEAGVAAAQAGVAQARRELESARLLHDRGALSDLDLQAVETAFESAQAQLATAEAGAAGAREQAGRTLVTAPFAGEVAARVVNEGEAVNVGETIFEVVNSTQLELEGQVPVAQATRVRVGQTVEFTLDGYPGRTFTGTVAQVAPVADPGTRQVGVTMRLPNEDRSVIGGLFATGRVITGTTEDAVVVPSGAVRGTNGDAYVQLLEGGTMQRRPVVVGEVDPATGRTSIARGLAAGDTVVVSPGEVTAGTRVRVGAARSGSASSAASGDAGASGGTDEASHSEAGDAAEATEGHR; encoded by the coding sequence ATGAAGATCCGCACCCCTTCCGCACGGCGGGCCCCGATGGGGCTGGCCCTCCTCGTCCTCGCCGGCTGCTCCGCCCCGGTGGCCGAAGCCGTCGACGCGACGGTGGTCGAGCTGGCCCCCTCCGAGGTGGCCGTCGCCGAGCGCACCAGTCTGCGCACCGGCGTGACGCTCACCGGCACCCTCAATCCCCACCGGCAGGCCGAGGTTCGGGCCCAGGTGCCCGGCACCGTCACCGGCATGCGGGTGGAGCGCGGCATGGCCGTGACCGCCGGCCAGACCATGGCCACCATCGCGGCCGAGGGCATTCGTAGTCAGGCGGCAAGCGCCGAGGCCGGCGTCGCCGCCGCGCAGGCGGGCGTGGCCCAGGCGCGTCGCGAGCTGGAGTCGGCGCGACTCCTCCACGACCGGGGCGCCCTCTCCGACCTCGATCTGCAGGCGGTCGAGACCGCCTTCGAATCCGCCCAGGCCCAGCTCGCCACCGCCGAGGCGGGTGCCGCCGGCGCGCGGGAGCAGGCGGGCCGGACCCTGGTGACGGCCCCCTTCGCCGGTGAAGTGGCGGCGCGGGTGGTGAACGAGGGCGAAGCGGTGAACGTGGGCGAGACCATCTTCGAGGTGGTCAACTCCACGCAGCTCGAACTCGAGGGTCAGGTGCCGGTGGCGCAGGCCACCCGGGTGCGGGTGGGACAGACGGTGGAGTTCACCCTCGACGGGTACCCTGGGCGCACCTTCACCGGCACGGTCGCCCAGGTGGCGCCGGTGGCCGATCCCGGCACGCGCCAGGTGGGGGTGACCATGCGGCTGCCCAACGAGGACCGCTCGGTGATCGGCGGCCTGTTCGCCACCGGGCGGGTGATCACCGGCACCACCGAAGATGCGGTGGTGGTGCCGTCGGGGGCGGTCCGCGGCACCAATGGCGACGCCTACGTGCAGCTGCTCGAGGGCGGCACGATGCAGCGCCGCCCGGTGGTGGTGGGCGAGGTGGACCCGGCCACGGGCCGCACCTCGATCGCCCGGGGCCTCGCCGCCGGCGACACCGTGGTGGTCTCGCCCGGCGAGGTGACGGCCGGCACGCGCGTGCGGGTGGGCGCAGCCCGGTCCGGGTCCGCTTCCTCCGCCGCGTCGGGGGATGCCGGAGCGTCGGGCGGCACCGATGAGGCGAGCCACTCCGAAGCGGGCGATGCCGCCGAGGCGACGGAGGGCCACCGATGA
- a CDS encoding TolC family protein, translating to MIRSLPTLTASVVCAVTLLTGGPAAAQKTVPQAPPSATSLTLDEAVARATGDSEEVQLARSQVSLADAQVTAARSQALPQISGTLGYTRTFESSFGGDGGFSFPDSLRFSPDSTAALPDRVRYLETNGPNAAFEALGGLFSDLPFGQEHVYQGTITASQLLYAGGRVGSALDIARRYRSAARLQLAEESAEIEFQVRQAYYQALLARELASGAAEALAQADDFLAEERLRLEAGTASDLDVLRAEVSRDNLRPQLVQADNAADLALLNLKRLVDLPLTAPVELATPLAPPTAGEAARGRIDAGELSQTRAAVAAAREQVEIRNSAVGVARSSFLPEVRASMSYGRQLLPSGIFEFDGSWRTDWTAGVTVSVPIFNGGQRFADLQVAQAELDQARIQLAQLEEVVQLEYEQALAERERALEAIAARETTVEAAQRVHDLTVLQYEQGQATQLEVSQARLELLDARTNLAQAIADFHVADAELDRALVAAGETR from the coding sequence ATGATCAGATCGCTCCCGACCCTGACGGCATCGGTCGTGTGCGCGGTGACCCTCCTGACCGGCGGTCCCGCCGCCGCGCAGAAGACTGTTCCGCAGGCGCCGCCCTCCGCGACGTCGCTCACCCTCGACGAGGCGGTGGCCCGCGCCACCGGCGACAGCGAGGAGGTTCAGCTCGCGCGCTCCCAGGTGTCGCTCGCCGACGCCCAGGTCACGGCCGCCCGCAGCCAGGCCCTGCCACAGATCAGCGGTACCCTCGGCTACACGCGCACCTTCGAGTCGTCGTTCGGCGGAGACGGGGGCTTCAGCTTCCCCGATTCGCTTCGGTTCTCGCCGGACTCCACGGCCGCCCTCCCCGACCGGGTCCGCTACCTCGAAACCAACGGGCCGAACGCGGCCTTCGAGGCACTCGGCGGTCTCTTCAGCGATCTGCCCTTCGGTCAGGAGCACGTGTATCAGGGCACCATCACCGCCTCGCAGCTGCTCTACGCGGGCGGCCGGGTGGGGTCGGCCCTCGACATCGCACGTCGCTACCGCAGTGCGGCGCGACTCCAGCTCGCCGAAGAGAGCGCCGAGATCGAGTTCCAGGTGCGGCAGGCCTACTACCAGGCACTGCTGGCCCGCGAGCTCGCCTCCGGGGCCGCCGAGGCGCTCGCACAGGCCGACGATTTTCTCGCCGAAGAGCGACTCCGGCTCGAGGCGGGCACCGCCTCCGACCTCGACGTGCTCCGGGCCGAGGTGTCGCGCGACAATCTGCGCCCTCAGCTGGTGCAGGCCGACAACGCGGCCGACCTCGCGCTGCTCAACCTGAAGCGGCTGGTGGATCTTCCGCTCACCGCACCCGTCGAGCTCGCCACTCCCCTGGCGCCTCCCACCGCGGGCGAGGCCGCCCGTGGCCGGATCGACGCCGGCGAGCTGTCGCAGACCCGCGCCGCCGTCGCGGCGGCCCGCGAGCAGGTGGAGATCCGCAACAGTGCCGTCGGAGTGGCGCGCTCCAGCTTCCTGCCGGAGGTGCGCGCGAGCATGAGCTACGGCCGGCAGCTGCTGCCCTCGGGCATCTTCGAGTTCGACGGCAGCTGGCGCACCGACTGGACGGCCGGCGTGACGGTCAGCGTGCCGATCTTCAACGGCGGCCAGCGCTTCGCCGACCTGCAGGTGGCGCAGGCCGAGCTCGACCAGGCCCGCATCCAGCTCGCCCAGCTCGAAGAGGTGGTTCAGCTCGAGTACGAGCAGGCGCTGGCCGAGCGCGAGCGCGCCCTCGAGGCGATCGCCGCGCGCGAGACCACGGTCGAGGCCGCCCAGCGGGTGCACGACCTGACCGTGCTCCAGTACGAGCAGGGCCAGGCCACCCAGCTCGAGGTGTCGCAGGCCCGCCTCGAACTGCTCGACGCCCGCACCAACCTGGCGCAGGCCATCGCCGACTTCCACGTGGCCGACGCCGAGCTCGACCGCGCCCTCGTCGCCGCCGGAGAGACGCGATGA
- a CDS encoding MarR family transcriptional regulator — protein sequence MNEQHQKLIERMGRYYEADGLPRIAGRLFGYLLLEDEARSLDEMAAALAVSKTSVSTNARLLEQTGLLERVTRPGDRKDYYQLAADQSRMIELKMQGMQEMQSILESAAAVADESGADPSVRKRIRSMYRFNVEAYQVVTQLLESWTPEE from the coding sequence ATGAACGAGCAGCACCAGAAATTGATCGAGCGCATGGGCCGCTACTACGAGGCCGACGGACTGCCCAGGATCGCCGGCCGGCTCTTCGGCTACCTGTTGCTCGAAGACGAAGCCCGCTCGCTCGACGAGATGGCCGCGGCGCTGGCGGTGAGCAAGACGAGCGTCAGCACCAATGCGCGGCTGCTCGAGCAGACCGGCCTTCTCGAGCGGGTGACCCGGCCCGGCGACCGAAAGGACTACTACCAGCTCGCCGCCGACCAGTCGCGCATGATCGAGCTGAAGATGCAGGGCATGCAGGAGATGCAGAGCATTCTGGAGAGCGCGGCCGCGGTGGCCGACGAGTCCGGCGCCGACCCCTCCGTGCGCAAGCGGATTCGGTCGATGTACCGCTTCAACGTCGAGGCCTACCAGGTGGTGACGCAGCTCCTGGAGTCGTGGACGCCGGAGGAGTAG